Proteins encoded by one window of Massilia sp. NR 4-1:
- a CDS encoding elongation factor P: MKPAKEIRVGNIIMVDAKPFIVLRSDVNGSSRTGFTYKWKMKNLLTNAPLENVFRGDDKFDVVVLDKKPVTYSYFADPLYVFMDQEYNQYEIEEENLGEALNYLKDGMECEAVFYDGKAISVELPTTIARQIVYSEPAVKGNTSGNVLKDALIENAIEAKRFTVQVPLFVSQDDVIEIDTRTNEYKRIVRN, encoded by the coding sequence ATGAAACCTGCAAAAGAAATTCGTGTTGGCAACATCATCATGGTTGACGCCAAGCCCTTCATCGTGCTGCGTTCGGATGTTAACGGTTCGAGCCGCACGGGCTTCACCTACAAATGGAAGATGAAGAATCTTCTGACCAATGCTCCGCTGGAAAACGTTTTCCGCGGCGACGACAAGTTCGACGTGGTGGTTCTGGACAAGAAGCCAGTGACCTACTCGTACTTCGCCGACCCGCTGTATGTCTTCATGGATCAAGAGTACAACCAGTACGAAATCGAAGAAGAAAACCTGGGCGAAGCCCTGAACTACCTGAAAGACGGCATGGAATGCGAAGCCGTGTTCTACGACGGCAAAGCCATCTCCGTGGAACTGCCGACCACCATCGCGCGCCAGATCGTTTACTCCGAACCAGCCGTTAAAGGCAACACCTCGGGCAACGTGCTGAAAGATGCGCTGATCGAAAACGCCATCGAAGCCAAGCGTTTCACCGTTCAAGTGCCACTGTTCGTGAGCCAGGACGACGTGATCGAGATCGACACCCGTACCAACGAGTACAAGCGCATCGTGCGTAACTAA